TGAACATAATAATTAACTTCTGCAGTTCATCAAATTACATCTCAATTTCACCACATCTGATTGTTTGAGGGGCTTTAGCATGAACATCTGTGCTCCTTCCTCTAAGCACCTGTTTTGCGCAGTGAATCACTTAGAGTGAGCGAGGGGTGAAAAATCAAAGCTTGCACAACATGTTCATCAGAAATAGCAATCTCTTACTTGTTAATACGGGTTGGGATATTCTCAGAAGACATAATCACAACAGGAATCTTCTTCAGCATTGACGATTCCTGTTTGTGACAAGGAGACGTGTTAATATGTGGTCAGCATAATTGACCTGACTGGgcaccaaaaacacaaacaaaaacgaTATGGATACCTTTATTTTCTTGAGTAGCTCATACCCTGTCATTCCTGGCATGCAATAATCTGTAATTATCAAATTCACCTTTGAGACCTGTAGTGTGGATAATCAAACATGAAGACAGCCATTACTGTTTGTCTTCGTTTCAGCTCAAGTGCATGCAATTGATTATGACATGAACAACTTACATTATCCTCCAAGGAAGTCCTTTTCTCATCTCCCAGGCCCAAATACTCCAACGCCCTCAGCCCATTCTCCGCAGTAGTCACTGCAGCAAATCAAATTAGTTCTTGAGCGTGTGTTTATAACTCCGCCATTGTCAATCTACATCTTCTTCTTGTCTGAAGTAAAGGcaaagaaaatggaaagaaaagtgAGATTGGTTTTACCCTTGCAGGAAGAGTTCTTGAGCAGTCTTTCCACCAGTTTTCGATCAACGAGACTGTCATCAACAGCTAAAACATGGGGTTCTTCTGTATATGCTCCCCCCACCATCACATTCTCCCTTGACCCACCACCACCATCCATATTCTCCCCCCAAGGTAGAGCAAGAGGGAGGCCTGTGTACGAATAACTGAAACTGTAATAAAAGCTTTTCTTGCAGCAAATAACTAACACGGGGGCTAAAGAACACAGACCCTTTATTTTCCAACAAAGTCTTACAATTAAAACACAAAGGAAACAAACTCACAGGAGTTGTATGAACGTTTTATGATGCGTATTTATAGTGAGAATGAGAAGCCGACAACACAGTGAATGTGAAATATGTTGTTAGGTGAGTAGACTCGAGAGGCAAAATGTTACAGAGAGAAAAAAGGACTAAATATTCACAGCAAGAGGGTGGGGGGATAATATCAAAGTAGATCACAGATATTTCGTGATCCTTTTCGGGTTCCTATGGATTTGATTCAGTCAGCCTCCATCATCCCACCCAACCATATCACACCATCACTGATTCACTTCTCTTACAGTCTTTTATAGAATCAGTATCAGTATCTGTGTTCGTATCCTCTCTGCAAGATCTTCTTTGCCTCGCCTTGCAGCTGCCTGCGGGCATTTCATGGATTTTGGACCGCCTAACTTAACAAGATTGAAATAAACAGTGGATACATTGCCATAATGTTTGTGTAATTACTCTTGACTTTCTTTAAAGTATTCCATGGCACTGTTGAGGTAATAATTAAGGGCAGATTTGAATCTTGATCTTCgacttaaaattaaatactaGAGTCTACAGTACTTTTTTTGGCCAAAATATATGAAGCTTCTTTGTTAGCTAAAATTAGCATTCACCTACCATGAACATGGACACctaattaattatcatactaTCCTTTCAAGCAATGGCTAGGTTATACCACATTACAAAAGTACACCTCCCCacttaatttctttcatttctatgGGGGCTAGAGAAATTATGTCCCATGattgtgtttttaatataaGGTTTTTTAGGTtcatctcttctcttttcttttatatatataaaagatattttaagtCAGTTTACACACACTAAACTAGATctgtatattttgaataaaatttacaaaacaagACTTGTACCTTGTGATTCGTGGCcatcaatattaaaaagtaaagagAGTTAAATTAGAGACCGGGTCTCTTAACCCGCATCCACTTTACCAACCCAGTCACTTTTCGTTGGTtacttccatcttttttttttccttttttttttgtaaaaaaaaattgacacatTGATTTTGTTACCATAAGATCTACAGAAAGTATAATACTAATGATCCTAAATGATATGAAATGATTTTCAGATTGGTTAACACGATCAGAGCTTTACCTGGAAGATACAATTTCTTGACCATATAAAATCTCCATCTCACAACTGGACAGATTTGGAGAATAATCATTTTGGACTATAAAATATGTgaccaattttttaaaatttctctttAGGAGTACAGAATCTTTGTAGTCTGATCATGGACAATTCAGGATTATGGAGAGCCGGAGCCTTTGCTGATTAAGGATTAGTGTTATTAACAACAAAATCCAATGCGattccctccctctctctctctgtgttttggTGCccaaagacaaacaaaataaatcacataTCTGTGATTTCACAGCCAGTTCCTAGCTAACACACCCACCCAACCCCCCCCCCCGCTTGAGTGGCCTTTCCTTTTATCGCCAAGCCTTGCacgtttcctttcctttcctttccttctctcaaTTGCCATAATTATGTATACGAGCCTTCTCCCTTTCTAGGCCATTCAATACTCGATGATTTCTGGCAACAACATCAGATGATGCTTTTCTGCTAAGATTCTATTACACGTCTTTAAGCACTCAAATGTCTTGCAAGGAATTGAGAACAAGGGATGTCCTCGAGGCTTGTGGCATTGGATCCAAGCCATGTGGCGTGAGACCCACGTAGGGCCTGCTGGGCAGAACAAACAGCATTATTTGGATTGACATGACCATCATCCGAATGAATCCATTATGATTCATATATTAGATATGATATAATTCACAGATGCAGTGAGACTAAAGATTTCCTGCGTTCTCAAACGTCCTGGACTAAAGATTTTTTGTGAGAGTGATATGAGATAACTGGCCCTGAGCTTCGCATGCACGATTTACAGTCACAAATGCAAGATTTACTTCCAATTCAGAAATGCCTGAGATAAAGGGAAAATGGAGGAAGCATCTTTAAATTGGAATCCGAAACGTTCTtgcattctatatatatatatatatatatatatatatatataaaggatttTTTATTGCTTGCAAAGCTCTAGCGTGTGAGCATGcaacagggttttttttttttttttttggagtgaaTGAGGAAATATACCGCCTCGAACGGAGTTATCTTAAGAAAACCCATAACAATAAATAAGTGAACTAGTGTGTGCCCACTGGTGTGGTGGCCGTTCCCTGCATGCATGGTAATGGGCACATTGGCCAGCCAATCTGCAACACAGATTTGCATGTGGCCTCTGTCTTCTCGAATCCATTGTCATGGATGGAACAAATTGGGAAAGGGAACTTGATGAGCTATCAAGATTGGTTGGCCATTTCTAGAATGCGTTCCAGTACAATGTACTGCACAGAAGAGAAGGAAGGAGATTACATAATTTCTGAGAACGATCAGAGCAGGATATAGGATTGCTCATTATGCCACAAAAATAGCAGCATATTCATCAATTGACACGATATATTCATCATTAATGAGTCAAGACAACAAAATTTAACTTAATACAACAG
This genomic interval from Populus nigra chromosome 11, ddPopNigr1.1, whole genome shotgun sequence contains the following:
- the LOC133668273 gene encoding two-component response regulator ARR17-like, with the protein product MDGGGGSRENVMVGGAYTEEPHVLAVDDSLVDRKLVERLLKNSSCKVTTAENGLRALEYLGLGDEKRTSLEDNVSKVNLIITDYCMPGMTGYELLKKIKESSMLKKIPVVIMSSENIPTRINKCLEEGAQMFMLKPLKQSDVVKLRCNLMNCRS